From Variimorphobacter saccharofermentans, one genomic window encodes:
- a CDS encoding GerW family sporulation protein has translation MADNNFNATVESLFRGMDSFLSTKTVVGDAVKFDDGTIILPLVEVSFGVAAGAFAGEKKNNASGGMGGKITPSSVLVIQDGTTKLVNIKNQDTVTKVLDMVPDIINKFGKGKKKDDNVDSKVEEVLKNQTEETI, from the coding sequence ATGGCAGATAATAATTTTAATGCAACGGTTGAATCACTATTCCGTGGAATGGACAGTTTTTTATCCACTAAGACAGTGGTAGGTGACGCTGTAAAATTTGATGATGGAACAATTATATTACCTTTAGTTGAGGTTAGTTTTGGAGTTGCAGCAGGCGCATTCGCAGGTGAGAAAAAGAATAATGCAAGCGGTGGTATGGGGGGTAAGATTACTCCCAGCTCAGTTCTTGTAATTCAGGATGGTACAACCAAGCTGGTTAACATTAAGAATCAGGATACTGTAACCAAAGTACTTGATATGGTACCTGATATCATCAATAAGTTTGGTAAGGGAAAAAAGAAGGATGATAATGTAGACAGTAAGGTGGAGGAAGTACTGAAAAACCAAACCGAAGAGACCATATAA
- a CDS encoding Asp23/Gls24 family envelope stress response protein, producing MKGHMNTDIGDIVIDNDVLAKYAGASAVECFGVVGMASVNMKDGIVKLLKRESLSHGVNVSIEDNKITIDLHIIVSYGVSISAVADNLISNVKYNVEEFSGLEVKKINIFVEGVRVID from the coding sequence ATGAAAGGACATATGAATACAGATATTGGAGATATAGTTATTGATAACGATGTACTCGCTAAATATGCCGGTGCATCAGCCGTAGAGTGTTTTGGAGTAGTAGGAATGGCATCTGTTAACATGAAAGATGGTATTGTAAAACTACTCAAACGTGAAAGCTTAAGTCATGGTGTCAATGTATCAATTGAAGATAATAAAATAACGATCGACTTGCATATTATCGTTTCCTATGGAGTTAGTATTTCTGCTGTAGCTGATAATCTTATCAGCAATGTGAAATATAATGTTGAAGAATTCTCAGGACTTGAGGTTAAAAAAATCAATATTTTTGTTGAAGGTGTCAGAGTAATTGACTGA
- a CDS encoding rhomboid family intramembrane serine protease: MNILNKMERKFGKYAIHNLMKYIVALYGIGVVIGSVLPYEFLALNFNLIRQGQVWRLITYLIPITTLRGILFTLISVYVYYIFGTALEYYWGAFRFNLYIFSGVLFNLLSSLILYLITGFTLSPSLDVVCSTLFLAYAVINPNEKILLYFIIPIKVKYLAWFRIAFYIYDIMNYIIYRQYLLIIPVVVSIGNFLIFFFATRNYRRISPSEIKRKAVFRQQMNSGRKQGNVTQFRGRNTITRHKCAICGRTELDDEQLEFRFCSKCDGNYEYCMDHLFTHEHVKR, translated from the coding sequence ATGAACATTCTTAATAAAATGGAACGAAAATTTGGTAAGTATGCTATTCATAATTTAATGAAGTACATTGTGGCATTATATGGAATCGGAGTGGTGATTGGTTCAGTTTTGCCATATGAATTTCTTGCTCTTAATTTTAATCTAATCCGTCAGGGGCAGGTATGGCGACTGATTACCTATCTTATTCCGATTACTACATTAAGAGGTATACTGTTCACATTAATTTCTGTATATGTTTATTACATTTTCGGTACAGCATTAGAATATTATTGGGGTGCATTTCGATTTAACTTATATATTTTTTCAGGGGTGCTGTTTAATCTGTTATCATCCTTGATTCTTTATTTGATTACGGGATTTACTTTATCACCTTCCCTGGATGTGGTATGCAGTACGTTGTTTTTGGCTTATGCAGTAATCAATCCCAACGAAAAAATCCTGTTATATTTTATCATTCCAATAAAGGTTAAATATCTGGCATGGTTTAGAATAGCATTCTATATCTATGATATTATGAATTACATTATTTATAGACAGTATTTATTAATCATACCAGTGGTTGTTTCCATTGGAAATTTCCTGATTTTCTTCTTTGCTACGAGGAATTATCGAAGGATTTCTCCAAGTGAGATAAAGAGAAAAGCCGTATTTCGTCAACAGATGAATTCGGGACGAAAGCAGGGTAATGTGACTCAGTTTAGAGGACGTAATACGATCACCCGTCATAAATGTGCTATATGTGGAAGAACCGAATTGGATGATGAACAGTTGGAGTTTCGTTTTTGCTCAAAATGCGATGGGAATTATGAGTATTGTATGGATCATCTTTTTACACATGAGCATGTGAAGAGGTAA
- a CDS encoding magnesium transporter CorA family protein — MIEIFRTSEGTLLKLTEIMEGSWIAMTNPSATELLEIAEATGIDIDHLRAPLDEEERARIEVEDNYTLILVDIPSLEKRNDKDRYVTIPLGIIVAQDYLITVCLEETSILKCFIDGRVRDFYTYKKTRFILQMLYRNASTFLQYLRTIDRKSEEIERKLHISTQNRELIDLLELEKSLVYFTTSLRSNEVVFEKMLKLETIKHYPEDEDLLEDLIIENKQAIEMANIYNGILTGIMGTFASIISNNQNIVMKFLAAITIVLSIPTMIASFYGMNFVEIPGKDNPYGFYLITLAALVLTAIIVLIFRKKKVF; from the coding sequence ATGATCGAAATTTTCAGAACATCCGAAGGTACATTACTGAAATTAACTGAAATTATGGAGGGATCCTGGATCGCAATGACGAATCCCTCTGCGACTGAATTATTGGAAATAGCGGAGGCTACTGGTATTGATATTGATCATCTTAGAGCACCGCTTGATGAAGAAGAGAGAGCGAGAATTGAAGTTGAGGATAACTATACCTTAATATTAGTTGACATTCCCTCTCTTGAAAAGCGCAACGATAAGGATCGATATGTAACAATTCCTCTGGGCATCATTGTTGCTCAGGATTATCTGATCACGGTATGCCTGGAAGAAACATCCATATTAAAATGCTTCATTGATGGGCGTGTACGTGACTTCTATACCTATAAAAAAACCCGCTTTATTCTGCAGATGCTATACAGGAATGCGTCTACGTTCCTTCAGTATCTGAGAACGATTGACAGAAAAAGTGAAGAGATTGAGCGTAAGTTGCATATTTCCACTCAGAACAGGGAATTAATCGATTTATTGGAGTTAGAGAAAAGTCTTGTTTATTTTACAACCTCATTACGTTCAAACGAAGTGGTCTTCGAAAAAATGTTAAAGCTGGAAACAATAAAGCATTATCCGGAAGACGAAGATTTGCTGGAGGATTTGATTATTGAAAATAAACAGGCCATTGAGATGGCTAATATTTATAACGGTATTTTGACTGGAATTATGGGAACCTTTGCATCCATCATTTCCAATAATCAGAATATCGTGATGAAGTTTTTAGCTGCCATAACCATAGTATTATCCATACCAACCATGATTGCGAGTTTCTATGGTATGAACTTTGTTGAAATACCAGGAAAAGATAATCCCTATGGCTTCTACCTTATTACCCTGGCGGCATTGGTATTAACTGCGATTATTGTATTGATATTCCGTAAGAAGAAGGTCTTCTAG
- a CDS encoding DUF1653 domain-containing protein, whose protein sequence is MGDSNKIPAPGEIYYVKDKPYQIITIAVHTHTSEKMVVYQELFGEFRFLVQPLKLYMEERYQSDLTVVKDDIHEADPQKQVSTMNSGIPASTDTNVSSQDIHQDNMDPVSNLLLQFLDASSYRKKLEILTSNRKHINDRIINDMAISLDCTVDEGPLEERIQELIVCLEAMSRFEDRRLR, encoded by the coding sequence ATGGGAGACAGTAATAAAATACCGGCGCCGGGTGAAATCTATTATGTAAAGGATAAACCCTATCAAATAATTACGATTGCGGTTCATACGCATACATCAGAAAAAATGGTGGTATATCAGGAATTATTCGGTGAGTTCCGTTTTCTGGTGCAACCATTGAAGCTTTATATGGAGGAACGCTATCAAAGTGATTTAACGGTAGTTAAGGATGATATACATGAAGCAGATCCGCAGAAGCAAGTATCTACCATGAATTCAGGCATACCAGCATCAACTGATACAAATGTGTCGTCTCAAGATATTCATCAGGATAATATGGATCCAGTAAGTAATCTGTTGCTTCAATTCTTAGATGCAAGCTCATATCGAAAAAAACTGGAAATTCTGACCTCCAACCGGAAACATATAAATGACCGTATTATTAATGATATGGCGATTTCTTTGGATTGTACGGTGGATGAAGGTCCTTTGGAGGAGCGTATTCAGGAGCTGATCGTTTGTCTGGAAGCCATGAGTCGATTTGAAGATAGAAGATTACGTTAA
- the rpmB gene encoding 50S ribosomal protein L28, whose protein sequence is MAKCSICDKGAHFGIAVSHSHRRSNKMWKSNVKSVKVNVNGAARKMYVCTSCLRSGKVERA, encoded by the coding sequence GTGGCTAAATGTTCAATATGTGATAAAGGTGCTCACTTTGGAATCGCTGTGAGTCATTCTCATAGAAGATCAAATAAGATGTGGAAATCTAATGTGAAATCCGTTAAGGTTAATGTTAACGGCGCAGCAAGAAAAATGTATGTTTGTACTTCCTGTCTTAGATCCGGCAAAGTAGAACGCGCATAA
- a CDS encoding LysM peptidoglycan-binding domain-containing protein yields MYCINYVIQKGDTLYSVSRHFNIPLQALIEANPMVNVYHLLPGEIICVPVSIPSNNYSHYTTYLIEEGDTMGSILKKHNVNLADVMQLNNLDDIYLQPGTTIQMPIIDENDDNITL; encoded by the coding sequence ATGTATTGTATTAATTATGTTATTCAAAAGGGAGATACACTCTACAGTGTCAGCAGGCATTTTAATATTCCATTGCAAGCACTTATAGAAGCAAATCCAATGGTGAATGTTTATCATCTTCTCCCGGGAGAGATAATCTGTGTACCAGTAAGTATTCCCTCTAATAATTACAGTCACTATACTACTTATTTAATAGAAGAAGGAGACACCATGGGAAGTATTTTGAAGAAGCATAATGTGAATCTTGCTGATGTTATGCAGCTGAACAATTTAGATGACATTTATCTTCAGCCCGGAACGACAATTCAGATGCCGATTATTGATGAAAATGATGATAATATAACATTGTAG
- a CDS encoding DAK2 domain-containing protein: MVIKTIDAKTLKKMFLAGASSIEAKKEYINELNVFPVPDGDTGTNMTLTIMSAVKEVNALSDPSIEELAKAISGGSLRGARGNSGVILSQLFRGFTKEIKDYKEINVTIMSNAFQKAVETAYRAVMKPKEGTILTVARGGAERAAQLVSETDDLVYFGKEVIAHMETVLKNTPELLPVLKEAGVVDSGGQGLLEIVKGAYDALLGKEVSLDNITSNNLPSTGINIERISTEDIKFGYCTEFIIMLEKEYSQKTEEEFKTYLESIGDSLVVVSDDDIVKVHVHTNDPGLAIQKALTYGSLTRMKIDNMREEHNEKVIKDAEKAAAEQKKQEEKAVENKPRKKVGFIAVSMGEGLDEIFTGLGVDYIIKGGQTMNPSTEDMLNAISKVNADNIFILPNNGNIILAADQAKHLTEDKNIYVIPSKTIPQGITAVINFVYDKSPEENAARMTEEMKKVKSGQVTYAVRDTSIDGKEIKQGNIMGIGEKTILSVGSDVKETTLELIQSLADDESELISLYYGEDINEEEANLLGDEIMSAYPDLDVEVHYGGQPIYYYVISVE; the protein is encoded by the coding sequence GTGGTTATTAAGACGATAGATGCAAAAACCCTGAAAAAGATGTTTCTTGCTGGAGCTTCGAGTATCGAAGCAAAAAAGGAATATATAAATGAGTTGAATGTATTCCCCGTACCAGATGGAGATACAGGCACAAATATGACGCTAACCATAATGTCAGCTGTGAAGGAAGTGAATGCTCTTTCTGACCCTTCGATTGAAGAATTAGCAAAAGCTATTTCCGGTGGATCTCTTCGTGGAGCAAGAGGTAATTCAGGAGTAATTCTATCACAGTTGTTCCGTGGATTTACGAAGGAGATTAAAGACTATAAGGAAATCAACGTTACAATTATGAGCAATGCGTTTCAGAAGGCTGTTGAGACAGCGTATCGTGCTGTTATGAAACCTAAGGAAGGAACGATCCTGACGGTTGCCAGAGGTGGTGCTGAGCGAGCAGCACAATTAGTATCAGAGACGGATGATTTGGTATATTTCGGAAAAGAAGTGATTGCGCATATGGAAACAGTACTGAAGAATACTCCGGAACTTTTACCGGTGTTAAAGGAAGCCGGTGTTGTGGATTCAGGAGGACAGGGACTCTTAGAAATAGTTAAGGGAGCATATGATGCATTACTTGGTAAAGAAGTATCCCTTGACAATATTACTTCGAATAATCTCCCGTCAACTGGTATCAATATTGAACGTATTTCAACGGAAGATATCAAATTTGGTTATTGTACAGAGTTTATAATCATGCTGGAAAAGGAATACAGCCAGAAGACAGAAGAAGAGTTTAAGACCTATTTGGAATCCATTGGTGATTCTTTGGTGGTTGTTTCGGATGACGATATCGTAAAGGTTCACGTACATACGAATGACCCCGGATTAGCAATTCAGAAGGCGTTGACGTATGGATCCTTAACCCGTATGAAGATTGATAATATGCGGGAAGAGCATAATGAGAAAGTTATAAAAGATGCAGAAAAAGCCGCCGCTGAGCAAAAGAAGCAGGAAGAGAAAGCGGTTGAAAATAAACCTAGAAAGAAAGTCGGATTTATCGCTGTATCCATGGGCGAAGGACTGGATGAGATATTTACCGGATTGGGTGTTGATTACATCATCAAAGGTGGTCAGACCATGAACCCAAGTACGGAGGATATGCTGAATGCGATTAGCAAAGTAAATGCAGATAATATATTTATCTTACCGAATAATGGGAATATTATTCTTGCAGCAGATCAGGCAAAGCACCTGACCGAGGATAAGAATATCTATGTTATCCCTTCTAAAACCATACCTCAGGGTATTACGGCTGTGATTAATTTCGTATATGATAAATCACCGGAAGAAAATGCAGCCAGGATGACAGAAGAAATGAAAAAAGTGAAATCCGGTCAGGTGACTTATGCAGTAAGAGATACCAGCATTGATGGTAAAGAGATTAAGCAGGGTAATATTATGGGAATCGGTGAGAAAACCATACTTTCCGTAGGAAGTGATGTCAAGGAGACCACGCTGGAGCTTATTCAAAGCCTGGCAGATGATGAGTCCGAGCTCATCAGTCTGTATTATGGTGAGGATATCAATGAAGAGGAAGCCAATCTGCTTGGAGATGAAATTATGAGTGCTTACCCTGATCTGGATGTAGAAGTTCATTATGGTGGTCAACCAATATATTATTATGTTATTTCAGTGGAATAA
- a CDS encoding DUF2953 domain-containing protein → MLHIILMILKIIGILLLSLLGLLLFTLLLILLVPIRYKVALEHGEAFDMEGRASWLLHFIHAKFTHHAGKPHIQIRIFGFLFYDSDKPRKTRAKKKKAFARNASKKRNQTNKNIQEPVTQYADTDSSELPTDRAQQLLSDTADDYDAEKQYHKYEDKSDIIGIDKALNDDDLRKDKKKRKRQPIFRRIIQKLCCLKEKLMAFVRSIKEKLIQFFQSVRNIKNKISLIYEFIQDEINREGFQVTYASLKKLLKHILPRKLQTIVVFGTGDPCSTGQVLGLLSILYSFYGDKIQITPDFEQARLEGKHDARGRIRLATILIIVIKLMLDIRFKRLKKNIQLLKEAL, encoded by the coding sequence ATGCTACATATAATTCTAATGATATTAAAAATAATCGGGATACTCCTTCTTAGCTTGCTCGGTTTATTACTGTTTACCCTGCTTCTGATCCTGCTGGTACCAATTCGATATAAAGTGGCATTGGAACATGGAGAAGCGTTTGATATGGAGGGCAGGGCAAGCTGGTTGTTGCATTTTATTCATGCGAAGTTTACCCATCATGCAGGAAAACCCCATATCCAAATCAGAATATTCGGATTCTTATTTTATGATAGTGACAAGCCAAGGAAAACTAGAGCAAAGAAAAAGAAAGCCTTTGCTCGTAACGCTTCCAAGAAAAGAAATCAAACCAATAAGAATATACAAGAACCTGTAACGCAGTATGCAGACACGGATAGTTCAGAATTACCGACCGATCGTGCGCAGCAACTCCTGTCAGATACGGCAGATGATTATGATGCTGAGAAACAGTATCACAAATATGAAGACAAATCGGACATAATAGGAATTGACAAGGCATTAAATGATGATGATCTAAGGAAAGATAAAAAGAAAAGAAAAAGACAGCCAATATTCCGAAGAATCATTCAGAAGCTGTGCTGTTTGAAGGAAAAGCTGATGGCTTTCGTTCGAAGCATAAAGGAAAAGCTAATACAGTTCTTTCAATCAGTACGTAATATTAAGAATAAGATTAGCTTGATTTATGAATTTATTCAGGATGAGATTAACCGGGAAGGTTTTCAAGTAACCTATGCAAGCTTAAAGAAGCTGTTAAAACATATATTACCCAGAAAGCTTCAAACCATAGTTGTATTCGGAACAGGTGATCCATGTTCCACAGGACAAGTCTTAGGATTGTTATCCATACTTTATAGCTTTTATGGGGATAAGATACAGATCACACCGGACTTTGAGCAGGCAAGGCTGGAAGGAAAACATGATGCCAGAGGAAGAATAAGATTAGCTACAATACTTATAATAGTAATTAAGCTTATGTTAGATATTAGATTTAAACGGTTAAAGAAAAATATTCAATTATTAAAGGAGGCGTTATAA